The Haloarcula sp. DT43 genome includes a region encoding these proteins:
- a CDS encoding branched-chain amino acid ABC transporter permease, whose amino-acid sequence MVTGELVSQSIVNGLLLGGIYAVAALGLSLVFGIMDIVNLAHGHMLMVGAYVAILLFAATGITPLLGMFLAIGLLFALGIVLQKVLLKHVVGEGIEQPIIVLFGLALILQNIGQLVLGGDARTADLGIPGSGIDLGFVFLSLPRTVTFVVAVLLIVSTWAFLQYTRTGQAIRATAQNRTAAKHMGIDTDRIYVITLGIGTALAGAAGALLSMLFPIDPYIGWSYLLKAFAVVVLGGVGSILGTLVGGVVLGVSENLGALYLGGGYRNVVSLLIFLGVLLLKPEGLFGSGGDGE is encoded by the coding sequence ATGGTTACGGGAGAACTCGTCTCACAGTCTATCGTCAACGGCCTGTTGCTGGGCGGTATCTACGCCGTCGCAGCCCTGGGCCTGTCGCTCGTGTTCGGCATTATGGACATCGTGAACCTCGCACACGGCCACATGCTGATGGTCGGCGCGTACGTCGCCATCCTGCTGTTCGCGGCGACCGGCATCACCCCACTTCTGGGCATGTTCCTCGCAATCGGGCTGCTGTTCGCCCTCGGCATCGTCCTGCAGAAGGTGCTGTTGAAACACGTCGTCGGCGAGGGCATCGAACAGCCCATCATCGTCCTGTTCGGCCTGGCGCTGATACTGCAGAACATCGGCCAGCTGGTGCTGGGCGGGGACGCGCGGACCGCCGACCTCGGCATCCCCGGCAGCGGTATCGACCTCGGGTTCGTGTTCCTCTCCCTGCCGCGGACAGTGACGTTCGTCGTCGCGGTGTTGCTCATCGTCAGCACGTGGGCGTTCCTCCAGTACACGCGGACGGGACAGGCCATCCGGGCGACCGCACAGAACCGGACCGCGGCCAAGCACATGGGCATCGACACGGACCGCATCTACGTCATCACGCTGGGCATCGGGACGGCGCTGGCCGGCGCGGCCGGCGCGCTGCTGTCGATGCTGTTCCCGATTGACCCGTACATCGGGTGGTCGTACCTCCTGAAGGCGTTCGCTGTCGTCGTGCTGGGCGGCGTCGGCAGCATCCTCGGGACCCTCGTCGGCGGCGTCGTGCTGGGCGTCTCGGAGAACCTCGGCGCGCTGTACCTCGGCGGCGGCTACCGGAACGTCGTGAGCCTGCTCATCTTCCTCGGAGTGTTGTTGCTCAAGCCCGAGGGGCTGTTCGGGTCGGGAGGTGACGGCGAGTGA
- a CDS encoding branched-chain amino acid ABC transporter permease: MSLLQRHPEQSLLRNRRLQGIVAAAVVVLALVPLTTTDSLTGLILTGLVFVMLGVSWNLLAGYAGQISLGHAAFFGMGAYVAAWLTTPGAAGFPAAIQLPILVAVVVGGLAAALIALVIGPVIFRLSGHYFAIGTLALAAVIELVMLDQRSLTGGSTGYYVQGDLSVGGILSHGDVMFFLTLVATVATIAVTYRIIEGSGGLAMQAIHDDEAAASSLGVNPLKYKMYAFVVSSFFAGVAGALYGHYTLYINPASTLAVTWTIDALVVVILGGMGTFAGPVLGAGLFLLLDTGLAAIVGSVATTIEGTLIILFIIFLPQGLYGLAEDYLITDVADSEDPPSDTVSGDEAVDTEPGVTPDEE; the protein is encoded by the coding sequence GTGAGCCTGCTCCAGCGCCACCCCGAGCAGTCGCTGCTCAGGAACCGCCGCCTGCAGGGTATCGTGGCGGCCGCCGTCGTCGTGCTCGCGCTCGTGCCGCTGACGACGACCGACTCGCTGACCGGCCTCATCCTGACCGGGCTGGTGTTCGTGATGCTCGGCGTCTCGTGGAACCTGCTCGCCGGCTACGCCGGCCAGATTTCCCTCGGGCACGCCGCGTTCTTCGGCATGGGCGCGTACGTCGCCGCGTGGCTGACGACCCCCGGCGCGGCGGGCTTCCCGGCCGCCATCCAGCTCCCGATTCTGGTCGCCGTCGTCGTCGGCGGCCTGGCCGCGGCGCTCATCGCGCTCGTCATCGGGCCGGTCATCTTCCGGCTGAGCGGCCACTACTTCGCCATCGGGACGCTCGCGCTGGCGGCGGTCATCGAACTCGTGATGCTCGACCAGCGCTCGCTGACCGGCGGGTCGACGGGGTACTACGTCCAGGGCGACCTCAGCGTCGGCGGCATCCTCTCTCACGGCGACGTGATGTTCTTCCTGACGCTCGTGGCGACGGTGGCCACGATTGCGGTCACGTACCGCATCATCGAGGGGTCCGGCGGCCTCGCCATGCAGGCCATCCACGACGACGAGGCCGCCGCCAGCAGTCTCGGCGTCAATCCACTGAAGTACAAGATGTACGCTTTCGTCGTCTCGTCGTTCTTCGCGGGGGTCGCGGGGGCGCTGTACGGCCACTACACGCTGTACATCAACCCCGCGTCCACGCTGGCGGTGACCTGGACCATCGACGCGCTGGTCGTCGTCATCCTCGGCGGGATGGGCACCTTCGCCGGGCCGGTCCTCGGTGCCGGGCTGTTCCTCCTGCTCGACACCGGCCTGGCGGCTATCGTCGGCAGCGTCGCGACGACTATCGAGGGGACGCTCATCATCCTCTTCATCATCTTCCTGCCACAGGGGCTGTACGGGCTGGCCGAGGACTACCTCATCACGGACGTGGCGGACTCCGAGGACCCACCGTCGGACACCGTCTCCGGCGACGAAGCGGTCGACACGGAGCCGGGCGTGACGCCCGACGAAGAGTAA
- a CDS encoding ABC transporter ATP-binding protein — MALLEVDSIDVSYGNVQVLWDVSLSVEKGETVALLGANGAGKTTTLKTICGDLRPTAGEVRFKGENIGEMPHEQVVEMGVAHVPEGREIFTESSIRENLELGSYIDRSGMDERLETVYEIFPRLEERAGQEAGTLSGGEQQMLAIGRGLMSDPDLLLLDEASLGLAPVLVDDVFEAIERINETGTTVLLVEQDIYNALRVADRGYVIKTGQVTLSGTSAELAEDERVAESYLGA; from the coding sequence ATGGCACTCCTCGAAGTCGACTCGATAGACGTGTCGTACGGGAACGTGCAGGTCCTCTGGGACGTCAGCCTCTCCGTCGAGAAAGGCGAGACCGTCGCCCTGCTCGGCGCGAACGGTGCCGGCAAGACGACCACCCTCAAGACAATCTGTGGCGACCTCCGGCCGACGGCCGGCGAGGTGCGCTTCAAGGGGGAGAACATCGGGGAGATGCCCCACGAACAGGTCGTCGAGATGGGCGTCGCCCACGTCCCGGAGGGCCGGGAGATATTCACCGAGAGCAGCATCCGCGAGAACCTCGAACTCGGGTCCTACATCGACCGCAGCGGGATGGACGAGCGCCTCGAAACCGTCTACGAGATATTCCCCCGGCTCGAAGAGCGGGCGGGCCAGGAGGCCGGCACGCTCTCGGGCGGCGAACAGCAGATGCTCGCCATCGGCCGCGGCCTGATGAGCGACCCGGATCTGCTCCTGCTCGACGAGGCCAGTCTGGGCCTCGCGCCGGTGCTGGTCGACGACGTGTTCGAGGCCATCGAGCGCATCAACGAGACCGGAACGACGGTGTTGCTGGTCGAGCAGGACATCTACAACGCGCTCCGCGTGGCCGACCGCGGGTACGTCATCAAGACGGGGCAGGTGACCCTGTCCGGCACGTCCGCCGAACTGGCCGAGGACGAACGCGTCGCGGAGTCGTACCTCGGGGCCTGA
- a CDS encoding fumarylacetoacetate hydrolase family protein, whose translation MRFVRYDADQLGLLTDDGDGIVALNDRLGIDAEDPLVEYIDGDYDASEYADAEPDHAVEDVEIGSPVGRPGKVIAAPLNYENHIEEALSDRDITTDEWFSIKDKGYFLKAPSSVVGPDHGIELPFTDRRTDHEIELAFVMEGDVKDVPAEDAWDHIFGYTILLDISLRGDQDRSNRKSYDTFTVIGPCVTTADDIDDPQDLQMELQLNGERRQYENTGDMVYTCADVVQYASLGATLETGDVITTGTPEGVSELSDGDTIDAEIESVGEMTVDVTERDVSYAEADVQKGGQE comes from the coding sequence ATGCGATTCGTCCGCTACGACGCCGACCAGCTCGGGTTGCTCACAGACGACGGCGACGGCATCGTCGCCCTGAACGACCGCCTCGGAATCGACGCCGAGGACCCCCTCGTCGAGTACATCGACGGCGACTACGACGCAAGCGAGTACGCCGACGCCGAGCCTGACCACGCGGTCGAGGACGTGGAAATCGGCTCGCCCGTCGGTCGGCCCGGCAAGGTCATCGCCGCGCCGCTGAACTACGAGAACCACATCGAGGAGGCGCTGTCGGACCGCGACATCACGACCGACGAGTGGTTCTCCATCAAGGACAAGGGCTACTTCCTGAAAGCCCCCTCCAGCGTCGTCGGCCCGGACCACGGCATCGAACTGCCGTTCACGGACCGCCGCACCGACCACGAAATCGAGCTCGCGTTCGTCATGGAGGGCGACGTGAAGGACGTGCCCGCTGAGGACGCCTGGGACCACATCTTCGGCTACACGATTCTGCTCGACATCTCGCTGCGGGGCGACCAGGACCGCTCGAACCGGAAGTCCTACGACACGTTCACCGTCATCGGCCCGTGCGTGACGACGGCCGACGACATCGACGACCCCCAGGACCTCCAGATGGAACTGCAGCTCAACGGCGAGCGCCGCCAGTACGAGAACACCGGGGACATGGTGTACACCTGCGCCGACGTCGTCCAGTACGCCTCGCTCGGGGCGACTCTGGAAACCGGCGACGTCATCACCACCGGGACGCCGGAAGGCGTCAGCGAACTCTCCGACGGCGACACCATCGACGCCGAAATCGAGTCCGTCGGCGAGATGACCGTCGACGTCACCGAACGGGACGTCAGCTACGCCGAGGCCGACGTCCAGAAGGGCGGCCAGGAGTAG
- a CDS encoding SDR family oxidoreductase, with translation MSSRSERLAGTVCLVAGGGNGLGEAAAHELAAHGATVVVTDLGTSVSGDGSDPAVPEQVAADIRDAGGAATAHHGDVSDFDYAQRLVEDVVAAQGRLDFVANFAGILRDGMSHKLDPEDWTAVIENNLTGQFAPLRAACAHWREAGEGGFDRQRSYLAVSAGAARGNLGQANYAAAKAGVLGMVRSVSTELHRSDVRVNALVPNGYTRMTETVPEEHRPYTREEMPPEKVTPMVAYLASEAAEDVTGCTLYAGGDRVGVLSDPAMDAVGVEPDGWTLDSLAEHFRADVAADAELTRTDAHF, from the coding sequence GTGAGTTCCCGTTCTGAGCGACTGGCGGGAACCGTCTGTCTCGTCGCGGGCGGCGGCAACGGCCTCGGCGAAGCGGCGGCCCACGAACTCGCGGCCCACGGCGCGACCGTCGTAGTGACCGACCTGGGCACGTCCGTCTCCGGCGACGGCAGCGACCCAGCCGTCCCCGAGCAGGTCGCCGCCGACATCCGGGACGCCGGCGGAGCGGCGACGGCACACCACGGCGACGTGAGCGACTTCGACTACGCACAGCGGCTCGTCGAAGATGTCGTCGCGGCCCAGGGCCGCCTGGACTTCGTCGCCAACTTCGCCGGCATCCTCCGGGACGGGATGAGCCACAAGCTCGACCCCGAGGACTGGACCGCGGTCATCGAGAACAATCTCACCGGGCAGTTCGCCCCGCTCCGTGCGGCCTGTGCACACTGGCGCGAAGCGGGCGAGGGCGGCTTCGACCGCCAGCGCTCCTATCTCGCGGTCAGCGCCGGGGCGGCCCGTGGGAACCTCGGGCAGGCGAACTACGCGGCGGCGAAAGCCGGCGTTCTCGGGATGGTCCGCTCGGTGTCGACGGAACTGCACCGCTCGGACGTGCGCGTCAACGCGCTCGTCCCGAACGGCTACACCCGGATGACCGAGACGGTGCCCGAAGAGCACCGCCCGTACACGCGCGAGGAGATGCCGCCGGAGAAGGTCACACCGATGGTCGCGTATCTCGCCAGCGAGGCGGCCGAGGACGTAACCGGCTGTACGCTCTACGCGGGCGGCGACCGCGTGGGCGTGCTCTCGGACCCGGCGATGGACGCCGTCGGCGTCGAACCGGACGGCTGGACGCTGGACTCGCTGGCCGAGCACTTCCGGGCGGACGTGGCCGCGGACGCGGAACTGACGCGGACGGACGCGCACTTCTGA
- a CDS encoding aldehyde dehydrogenase family protein, which produces MAQEGVSRYSIESDWNQLYIGGEWTESASGDTIAVEDPSTRETVTEVPRGTEADVDAAYEAAAEAQETWAQTPPARREELVQTLLQTVDEHSEEIVELLAAEAGQAAGIGETSVHLAEDQIAEAATLPRRMKGEHAASNIPGKENVVQREPQGVVTVISPWNFPLNLSARAVVPAVAAGNTVVLKPATNTPIVGGLLFARLFEEVGFPEGVLNVVTGRGSDIGDRVAGHPESDVVAFTGSTDVGRRVAATAGENLAEAAMELGGNNAHVVTADADLEQAVDAGVFGSFAHQGQVCISINRHLVHEDVYDEYVERLAERAGNLPAGSAHEHVVLGPIIDETQRDEMLDYVEATVADGATLETGGGTVELDGVEDSLVVEPTVLSDVTNDMAAACNEHFGPIAPVIPFSDVDEAVELANDTEYGLSGSVHAGDVGAGKRIAQRMETGMVHVNDQPINDEAHVPFSGTAASGVGGYNTDDFLDEVTEKKWISLQHEAREFPF; this is translated from the coding sequence ATGGCACAGGAAGGCGTATCACGATACAGTATCGAGTCCGACTGGAACCAGCTCTACATCGGCGGCGAGTGGACCGAGAGCGCGAGCGGAGACACCATCGCCGTCGAAGACCCCTCGACGCGCGAGACGGTGACAGAGGTGCCACGAGGCACCGAGGCGGACGTCGACGCCGCGTACGAAGCGGCCGCCGAGGCACAGGAGACGTGGGCACAGACCCCGCCCGCCCGGCGCGAGGAACTCGTCCAGACCCTCCTGCAAACGGTGGACGAACACAGTGAGGAGATAGTCGAGCTTCTGGCGGCAGAGGCGGGACAGGCCGCGGGGATAGGGGAGACGTCGGTCCACCTCGCGGAAGACCAGATAGCGGAGGCGGCGACGCTCCCCCGGCGGATGAAGGGTGAACACGCCGCCTCGAACATCCCCGGCAAGGAGAACGTCGTCCAGCGCGAGCCACAGGGTGTGGTGACGGTCATCTCCCCGTGGAACTTCCCGCTGAACCTCTCGGCGCGGGCCGTCGTCCCGGCCGTCGCCGCCGGCAACACGGTCGTCCTGAAGCCGGCGACGAACACGCCCATCGTGGGCGGGCTCCTGTTCGCCCGCCTGTTCGAGGAGGTCGGGTTCCCCGAGGGCGTCCTGAACGTCGTGACCGGGCGCGGCTCGGACATCGGCGACCGCGTCGCCGGCCATCCCGAGAGCGACGTGGTCGCCTTCACCGGCTCGACCGACGTGGGCCGGCGCGTCGCCGCCACGGCCGGCGAGAACCTCGCGGAGGCCGCGATGGAACTCGGCGGGAACAACGCCCACGTCGTCACCGCCGACGCGGACCTCGAACAGGCGGTCGACGCCGGCGTCTTCGGCTCGTTCGCCCACCAGGGACAGGTCTGTATCTCTATCAACCGCCACCTCGTCCACGAGGACGTCTACGACGAGTACGTCGAGCGGTTGGCCGAGCGCGCCGGGAACCTGCCAGCCGGCAGCGCCCACGAGCACGTCGTTCTCGGTCCCATCATCGACGAAACCCAGCGCGACGAGATGCTCGACTACGTCGAGGCGACCGTCGCGGACGGCGCGACCCTGGAGACCGGCGGCGGCACGGTCGAGCTAGACGGCGTCGAGGACTCGCTCGTGGTGGAGCCGACGGTCCTCTCGGACGTGACTAACGACATGGCGGCGGCCTGCAACGAGCACTTCGGCCCCATCGCGCCGGTCATCCCGTTCTCGGACGTCGACGAGGCCGTCGAACTCGCTAACGACACCGAGTACGGCCTCTCGGGCTCCGTCCATGCGGGTGACGTGGGCGCGGGCAAGCGCATCGCCCAGCGGATGGAGACCGGGATGGTCCACGTCAACGACCAGCCCATCAACGACGAGGCCCACGTGCCCTTCAGCGGAACCGCCGCCTCCGGCGTCGGCGGCTACAACACCGACGACTTCCTCGACGAGGTGACCGAGAAGAAGTGGATATCCCTCCAGCACGAGGCCCGTGAGTTCCCGTTCTGA
- a CDS encoding FAD-binding and (Fe-S)-binding domain-containing protein: MHPDDSDAATDGGVRLAPEASDGRADYDYVGGQVERPGLVSDLESRIDGEVRFDAYTRQLYATDASAYEVTPIGVVFPTSTADVSAVVSYCADRKIPVLPRGGGTSLAGQTVNEAVVLDFTRHMDAVREVDPDAREATVQSGAVLADLNDRAAAFGLTFGPDPAAGNRSAIGGAIGNNSTGAHSLVYEKTDHYVESCEVVLADGTVTTFGEESVEDLRSRADPESDDIEARIAAGVVELLDDHADAIDERYPEMKRNVSGYNLDRLVAEYRGEYGDAGVVNLASLLAGSEGTLAVVTEATVALETTPETKAVTLLTYDSVVDAVSDVEHVLQHDPAAVELIDDVLIDLAADTTEFAAVADKLPEGTRAALLVEFYADSEDRGRARVGDLLADRLPEGDDPVGDRYAFDALEAYDAADRKELWKLRKSGLPILLGRTSDAKHISFLEDCAIPPEHLPEFVSEFQDVLAEQDTFASFYAHAGPGVLHVRPLVNTKSQTDLDAMEAIGDAVTDLVVEFGGSVSGEHGDGRARTQWNRKLYGERLWEAFRDLKTAFDPDWLLNPGQVCGDVSLTEHLRFSPEYEFDAGFDSALEWDNENGMQGMVELCHGCGGCRTQQSEGGVMCPTFRAADEEVTSTRGRANMLRQAMSGDLPDDPTDDEFVTEVMDLCIGCKGCAHDCPSEVDMAKLKVEVEHAHHEEHGASLRERVFANVDTLARVGSALAPLSNWGPKLPGARTVLEKTVGIASERSLPTFERESLQDWFEARGPQVPERQAERKAVLFPDTYTNYSHPDVGKAAVRVLEAAGVHVDVAAVTDSGRPAYSKGFVDATRETARTNVDALAPRVADGWDVVVVEPSDAVMLQSDYLDLLSGAEVERLAANSYGVCEYLDTFRLDDGAAFDSADRSLAYHGHCHQKATKKDHHAVGVLRRAGYDVDPLDSGCCGMAGSFGYEAEHHAMSMAIGDELAGQVSGSDADSVVAPGASCRTQLSDLDVAVDGAFAGCSEEPPTPVEALDAALPDSG, translated from the coding sequence ATGCACCCTGACGACAGCGACGCCGCCACAGACGGCGGTGTCCGACTCGCTCCGGAAGCGAGCGACGGCCGCGCGGACTACGACTACGTCGGCGGGCAGGTCGAACGCCCTGGACTGGTCTCCGACCTAGAGAGCCGTATCGACGGCGAGGTGCGGTTCGACGCCTACACCCGGCAGTTGTACGCCACCGACGCCAGCGCCTACGAGGTGACGCCCATCGGCGTCGTGTTTCCCACGTCGACCGCGGACGTCTCGGCGGTCGTCTCCTACTGCGCCGACCGCAAAATCCCGGTGCTGCCGCGGGGCGGCGGGACGAGCCTCGCCGGGCAGACCGTCAACGAAGCCGTCGTGCTCGATTTCACGCGCCACATGGACGCCGTCCGCGAGGTCGACCCCGACGCAAGGGAGGCGACGGTGCAGTCGGGGGCCGTCCTCGCCGACCTGAACGACCGCGCCGCGGCGTTCGGGCTGACGTTCGGCCCCGACCCGGCCGCCGGGAACCGGAGCGCCATCGGCGGCGCTATCGGGAACAACTCGACCGGAGCCCACTCGCTGGTCTACGAGAAGACGGACCACTACGTCGAGTCGTGCGAGGTGGTCCTGGCCGACGGGACCGTCACCACGTTCGGCGAGGAGTCGGTGGAGGACCTCCGGTCGCGGGCCGACCCCGAGAGCGACGACATCGAGGCCCGTATCGCCGCGGGCGTCGTCGAGTTGCTCGACGACCACGCCGACGCAATCGACGAGCGTTACCCCGAGATGAAGCGGAACGTCTCCGGGTACAACCTGGACCGCCTCGTCGCGGAGTACAGGGGCGAGTATGGCGACGCCGGGGTGGTCAACCTCGCCAGCCTGTTGGCCGGCAGCGAGGGAACGCTGGCGGTCGTCACCGAGGCGACGGTCGCGCTCGAAACGACGCCGGAGACGAAGGCGGTGACGCTGCTGACCTACGACAGCGTGGTCGACGCGGTCAGCGACGTGGAGCACGTGCTCCAGCACGACCCCGCCGCGGTCGAACTCATCGACGACGTGCTCATCGACCTCGCGGCCGACACGACGGAGTTCGCCGCGGTGGCCGACAAACTGCCCGAAGGGACGCGGGCCGCCCTGCTGGTCGAGTTCTACGCCGACAGCGAGGACCGCGGGCGAGCGCGGGTCGGCGACCTGCTGGCCGACCGGCTTCCGGAAGGCGACGACCCGGTCGGCGACCGGTACGCGTTCGACGCCTTGGAAGCGTACGACGCGGCCGACCGGAAAGAGCTCTGGAAGCTCCGGAAGTCCGGCCTGCCGATACTACTTGGCCGGACGAGCGACGCGAAGCACATCAGTTTCCTCGAAGACTGCGCCATCCCGCCGGAGCACCTCCCCGAGTTCGTCAGCGAGTTCCAGGACGTGCTCGCCGAACAGGACACGTTCGCGTCGTTCTACGCCCACGCCGGCCCCGGCGTCCTCCACGTCCGCCCGCTGGTCAACACGAAGTCACAGACCGACCTCGACGCCATGGAGGCCATCGGCGACGCCGTGACCGACCTCGTCGTCGAGTTCGGCGGGTCCGTCTCCGGCGAACACGGCGACGGCCGCGCCCGGACACAGTGGAACCGCAAACTGTACGGCGAACGGCTCTGGGAGGCGTTCCGCGACCTCAAGACCGCGTTCGACCCCGACTGGCTGCTCAACCCCGGACAGGTGTGTGGCGACGTCTCGCTGACGGAGCACCTCCGGTTTTCCCCCGAGTACGAGTTCGACGCCGGCTTCGACTCGGCGCTGGAGTGGGACAACGAGAACGGGATGCAGGGGATGGTGGAGCTCTGTCACGGCTGTGGCGGCTGCCGGACACAGCAGTCCGAGGGCGGGGTGATGTGCCCGACGTTCCGGGCGGCCGACGAGGAGGTCACGTCGACCCGCGGCCGGGCGAACATGCTCCGGCAGGCGATGAGCGGCGACCTGCCCGACGACCCCACCGACGACGAGTTCGTCACCGAGGTGATGGACCTCTGTATCGGCTGCAAGGGGTGTGCCCACGACTGCCCGAGCGAAGTGGACATGGCGAAGCTGAAGGTCGAAGTGGAGCACGCCCACCACGAGGAACACGGCGCGAGCCTCCGGGAGCGGGTGTTCGCAAACGTCGACACGCTGGCCCGGGTCGGCAGCGCGCTCGCGCCGCTGTCGAACTGGGGGCCGAAGCTCCCCGGCGCGCGGACGGTGCTGGAGAAGACGGTCGGTATCGCCTCCGAGCGCTCGCTCCCGACCTTCGAGCGCGAGAGCCTGCAGGACTGGTTCGAGGCCAGGGGGCCGCAGGTCCCCGAGCGACAGGCCGAGCGCAAAGCGGTCCTGTTCCCCGACACCTACACGAACTACAGCCACCCCGACGTGGGGAAGGCGGCGGTCCGGGTGCTCGAAGCCGCCGGCGTCCACGTCGACGTGGCGGCTGTGACAGACAGCGGCCGCCCGGCCTACTCGAAGGGGTTCGTCGACGCCACCCGCGAGACGGCACGAACCAACGTCGACGCGCTCGCGCCCCGCGTCGCCGATGGCTGGGACGTGGTCGTCGTCGAGCCCAGCGACGCGGTGATGCTCCAGTCGGACTACTTGGACCTGCTCTCCGGAGCGGAAGTCGAACGGCTGGCGGCCAACAGCTACGGCGTCTGTGAGTACCTCGACACCTTCCGGCTCGACGACGGCGCAGCGTTCGACAGCGCCGACCGCTCGCTGGCGTACCACGGCCACTGCCACCAGAAGGCGACGAAGAAGGACCACCACGCCGTCGGCGTCCTCCGGCGGGCCGGCTACGACGTCGACCCACTCGACTCGGGCTGTTGTGGCATGGCCGGCTCCTTCGGCTACGAGGCCGAACACCACGCGATGAGCATGGCTATCGGCGACGAACTCGCGGGACAGGTGTCCGGCAGCGACGCCGACAGCGTCGTCGCGCCCGGCGCGTCCTGCCGGACGCAGTTGAGCGACCTCGACGTGGCGGTCGACGGCGCGTTCGCGGGCTGTAGCGAGGAGCCGCCGACCCCCGTGGAGGCGCTCGACGCGGCGCTCCCGGACTCGGGCTGA
- a CDS encoding helix-turn-helix domain-containing protein — MREFVFTVTYKQGADDLMDVFISNPDLYARTLSCYATPRTMWRVDEVSGPEAALAEYDTAVAGLSRCSNLRGMGGCEIDWQHEVLEERPGRRVIYSKQSEDGGCRSIPYLVAHYLSDGVLFRAEQQRDEYVWRILAADSAAMSDVYDEIDRHLRDGLSLSFDRVERAPGWTGHSTPAPTDLPAEQRTALRLAVEYGYYEQPRQHSLQDIAEAEGIPTSTLQYRLNAAEGRLARRFLQTDRDGDRADPAPRMTGQSD, encoded by the coding sequence ATGCGAGAATTCGTATTTACTGTGACCTACAAACAGGGGGCCGACGACCTGATGGACGTGTTCATCAGCAATCCGGACCTGTACGCCCGGACGCTGTCGTGTTACGCGACGCCGCGGACGATGTGGCGCGTCGACGAGGTCTCGGGGCCGGAAGCGGCGCTTGCGGAGTACGACACCGCGGTCGCGGGGCTGTCGCGGTGCTCCAACCTCCGCGGGATGGGCGGCTGTGAGATTGACTGGCAACACGAGGTCCTGGAGGAGCGTCCGGGACGACGGGTCATCTACTCGAAGCAGTCGGAGGACGGCGGCTGCCGGTCGATTCCGTACCTCGTCGCGCACTACCTCAGCGACGGCGTGTTGTTCCGGGCCGAACAACAGCGCGACGAGTACGTCTGGCGGATTCTGGCGGCCGACAGCGCGGCGATGAGCGATGTGTACGACGAAATCGACCGGCACCTTCGGGACGGGCTGTCGCTGTCGTTCGACCGGGTCGAGCGCGCGCCGGGCTGGACGGGCCACAGCACGCCCGCGCCGACGGACCTGCCGGCGGAGCAACGCACCGCCCTCCGGCTGGCAGTGGAGTACGGCTACTACGAGCAGCCGCGACAGCATTCGCTGCAGGACATCGCCGAAGCCGAGGGCATCCCGACCTCGACGTTACAGTACCGGCTGAACGCGGCGGAGGGGCGGCTGGCCCGGCGGTTCTTGCAGACTGACCGCGACGGTGACAGGGCCGACCCCGCGCCGCGGATGACCGGGCAGTCGGACTGA